GAGCGTTCCGACGGCCACCATTCGCGCCACCGTCAGCACGTCGTCCGGGTCCGCGCCGGCGGCCAGCATCCGGCGGAGCGCCCCGCCCGCATCGGGAAACGGAGCGTTGGGATCGTCCGCCTCCTCCACGACCACCTCGATCCACCCGCTCGGATCATCCACCCACGGCATCGCGTGGCGCCACATCTTCCGCAGGGCCAGGAAGGCAGCGAGCCGCGGCGTGTTCTCCTCTACCTCCGAGCGCGCCCGTTCCTCGTAGTCGGCCGCGCCCAGGTCGCGGAAGACCTCGGCCAGCTCGCGGATGCGGCGGTCGTGCTCCCACGGCATGTACGTCACCCGACCAGCCTAGCGAGCTCGCGAACGATGCGGTCCGCCGCGTCGGGCTGGCCGCGGCTGCGGGCGCGTGTCGCCAGCTCCGAGCGGCGCGCCTCGTTGAACGCGAGCGTCATCACCTCGCCCCACAGCCGGCCGCCGCCCAGCTCCTGCTCCTGCACCATCACGCCCGCCTCGGCCTCCGCCAGGGCCACGGCGTTGTGGTACTGGTGATTGGCGGCGGCGTGCGGCAGCGGCACCAGCACGGCCGGAATGCCCCACGCGCACAGCTCGGCCAGCGACATGGCGCCGGCGCGCGAGATGGCGAAGTCGCTGGCGGCCAGCGCGGACGGCATGTCGTTGATGTAGGGCATGGCGTGCACCCACGCCGGGTGCCCCAGGTCTTCCAGTCCCTTCTCTACGCGGGCGAAATTCCCCGTGCCCGCGGCCCACAGGATCTGGAAGCCTTCCGGGGGCGCGGGAAGGCGCCCCTCGCGAATGCCGCGCAGGTCCGCCAGCAGCGCCTCGTTCACCGGGCGCGCGCCCTGGCTGCCGCCCGTGACCAGGCAGACGGTACCCGGCCCCAGCCCGAACTTGGCCCGGGCCGCCGCGCGGTCCACGGAGAAGTCGGGCGGCTTGATGGGGTTGCCGAACTCGAACACCTGCGTGCGCGGCCCGGGCTTCAGGTACTTCAGCGCCTCGGGGAACGCCAGGTGAATCTGCCGCACCCGCTTGTCCACCAGCCGCGTGACGAAGCCGGGATACGAGTTCTGCTCCTGCACCGCCGCGGGCACGCCGCGCATCATCGCGAAGGCCACCGCGGGCCCGCTCGCGTATCCGCCCGTGCCGACGACGAGGTTGGGCTTGAAGCGGCGGAACACCCCATTCAGCGCCGTGAACGAGCCGAACATGGCGGGGAACAGCCGCCAGTTCTGCCACGGCTTGGCGCGGCGGATGGGTTCCAGCGGCAGCAGCGCGTGCGCCACGCCCAGCTCCGGCAGCACCCGCGCCTCCACCCCACGCTTCGCGCCGATGTACATCACCTCCGACGCGGGGTCCAGCCGCTTGAAGGCCTCGCCCAGCGCCAGCGCCGGGTACAGGTGGCCGCCGGTGCCGCCGCCGGCAAAGAGCACGCGGGGTGTGGTCATCGTGCGGCCTCGGGGTCTTTCGCCACGCGGGCGATGCTGAGCAGGATGCCGACGGCCGCGAACGACGTCAGCAGGGCCGAAAGGCCCGACGACATGAAGGGCAGCGCCACGCCCGTGGTGGGCAGCAGCGCCAGCGCCACGCCCATGTGCAGGAAGGCGGACACGGCAATGAGGTTCGTCATGCCGATGGCGACCAGGTAGCCGAACCGGTCCGGCGCGCGCGCGGCGATCCGGTAGCCGACGACCAGGAAGCCGGCGAAGATCGAGACCACGAACAGCACGCCCAGCAGCCCCCACTCCTCGGCGATCATCGAGAAGAGGAAGTCGTTCTGCGCCTCGGGAAGAAAGCCGTACTTCTGCCGGCTCTCCCCGAACCCGCGTCCCCCCACCCCGCCGGAGCCGATGGCGATCAGCGACTGGTGGATCTGGTAGCTCACCCCGCCCGTGTCGTGGTTGGGATCCATGAACGCGGCGATGCGGCGCGCGCGGTAGCCCTCGCCCTGCACCAGCTTCCACAGCACCGGCACGGCCAGCAGCGCCAGCAGAATGAAGTGGCCGATGCGCGCCCCGCCCGCGAACAGCACCAGCGACGAGAGCAGCACCAGCAGCAGTGCGGCGCTCATATTGGGCTGCTTCATCACCAGCAGCACCACCGCCATCCACACCAGCAGAAAGGGCATCAGCCCCTTGCTGAGCGAGTGCAGCCGGTCTGCCTTCTTCACCGCCAGCATGGCCGTCCACACGATCAGCGCGATCTTGGCGAACTCCGACGGCTGGAACATCACCCCCAGCTTCAGCCAGCGGCGCGCGCCGTTCAGCCGGGGCGAAATGGCCTCCGTGCCCGGCATCACCACCAGCAAGAGCAGGAATGCGACGATGCCCAGCATGGGCCAGGCGAGCCGGCGCAGCTGGCGGTAGTCCATCCGCGAAAGCACGGCCGCGACGACGACACCCGCGACGGCGCCGCCCAGCTGCTTGAGCGCAAAGTAGTGCCCGGGCAGCCCCAGCGCCGCCGCGTCGAACGAGCTGGCGCTGTACATCTCGGTGAGGCCGAATGCGAACGCGGCGGCCGTCAGCGCCACCAGCGCGCGGCTTTCCCACGTCTGCTCCTGCACCGCCGCGACCGGAGCCGCCACGGTGCGGGCGCGCGCCATCGGCGTGATCACCGGCTGCACCGGCGCCTGTTCCCTGCCCCGCTTCCAGCGGAGCGCGATGCTCGTCATGCCTGCCCTTCCCGGGCCAGCTCGCTGAAGCGGCGGCCCCGTTCCTCGTAGTTCCTGAACATGTCGAAGCTGCTGCACGCCGGCGAAAGCAGCACGGCGTCGCCCGACGCGGCGACCTGGCGTGCACGGGCGATGACGGCTTCGAACGGCCCGTCCACCCGCTCCACCGGCGCTTTCCCCTGGAGATCGGCCTCGATCAGGGGCGCGGCCTCGCCGTAGGCGATCACCGTCTTCACCCGTCCCTCCAGGTCCGGCAGCAGCTCGGTGTAGGGCTCGCCCTTGTGCTTGCCGCCCAGCAGCAGCACGGTGGGCCGGGCCATGCCGCGGATGGCGACGCGCGTGGAGGCGATGTTGGTGGCCTTGCTGTCGTTGATCCACAGCACGCCGTCCGCCTCACCGACCGGCTCCAGGCGATGCGCGGGGGCACTGAAGGTCCGCAGCGCGTCGGAGATCTGCACCGCCGTGGCGCCGGCGAGACGCGCGGCAATCGACGCGGCTAGCGCGTTGGCGACGTTGTGGGGACCCAGGATCTGCAGGTCCGCCGCGGCCCCCACCGCTTCCGTCACCCCCGGCTCGGTGCGGACCAGCAGCACCCCGGTGGAAAGCCAGCCGCCGAGCTCGTCCTCGGACTCCGGCGGCGTCTCCACGCGAAAGTAGTAGCGCGTTCCCGGCGCGCCGCCGATCAGGCCGCGAGCGCGCTCATCCTCGGCGTTCAGAATCCACCGGCTCTCCGGCCCGGCGTTGACGAAGAGGCGCGCCTTGTCGGCGTAGTAGTCTTCGACGTCGTCGTACCAGTCCAGGTGGTCCGGGGCCAGGTTGGTCAGAATGCCGATCACCGGCGAAAACGCGCGGATGCCGCTCAGCTGAAAGGAGCTGACCTCGGCCACGGCCCAGGCGGGCTGCGGCTCGCGCAACGCCAGTTCGCTCAGCGCCGTGCCGATGTTGCCGCCCGCCATGGCGTCGATCCCTGCGGACTGCAGCAGGTGCTCGATCAGCGAGGTGACCGTCGTCTTGCCGTTGGTTCCCGTGATGCCGATCACCGGGCACTCCAGCTGCCCGAACGCCAGCTCGATCTCCGGCACCACCGGCACGCCCCGGATCGCATCCTCCCGCAGCACCTTGGCCGTAGGCGGAATGCCGGGGGAAAGGACGATGCGGGTGCAGGCGCCCAGCTTCTGCAGATCGTGCCCGCCGGTCTGGGCGTCGCCTCCCAGGGCCCGCACCTGTTCCGCCGCCGCACGGGCAGACTCGGAATCTCCCGCGTCGCTGGCGTACACCTTCGCGCCTCGCGCCAGCGCCAGGCGCGCGGCGGCCAGTCCGCTGCGCGCCAGCCCCAGGATTCCGATCGTCTCTCCCGCCAGCGAACGGCTCATCAGCGAATCTTGAGCGTCGCGAACGCGGCCAGCGCGCAGATGATGCCCATCAGCCAGAAGCGGATGATCACCTTGCTCTCGTGCCAGCCGATCTGCTCGAAATGGTGGTGAAGCGGGGCCATCCGGAAGATGCGTTTGCCGGTGCCCGTCTGCTTCTTGGTCCACTTGTAGTAGATGGTCTGCGTGGCGACGGACAGCGCCTCGGCCACGAACACCGCGCCGATGATGGCCAGCAGGAACTCCGCCTTCAGCAGCACCGCCACCGCGCCCAGAACGCCGCCGATTGCCAGCGAGCCGGTGTCCCCCATGAACACTTCGGCGGGGTGGGCGTTGAACCAGAGGAAGCCCATGCATCCCCCCGCCAGCGCCACGCAGAAGATGGCCAGCTCGCCCGAGCCGGGGAGATAGAACACGTTCAGGTAGTCCGACGAGTCTACCCGGCCCAGCAGGTACGCGAACACGCCGAACGTGGCCGCCGCGATCCCCGAAAGCCCCGCCGCCAGCCCATCCAGCCCGTCCGTAAGGTTCACCGCGTTCGAACAGCCCACGATGATGAAG
This genomic window from Longimicrobium sp. contains:
- the murG gene encoding undecaprenyldiphospho-muramoylpentapeptide beta-N-acetylglucosaminyltransferase — its product is MTTPRVLFAGGGTGGHLYPALALGEAFKRLDPASEVMYIGAKRGVEARVLPELGVAHALLPLEPIRRAKPWQNWRLFPAMFGSFTALNGVFRRFKPNLVVGTGGYASGPAVAFAMMRGVPAAVQEQNSYPGFVTRLVDKRVRQIHLAFPEALKYLKPGPRTQVFEFGNPIKPPDFSVDRAAARAKFGLGPGTVCLVTGGSQGARPVNEALLADLRGIREGRLPAPPEGFQILWAAGTGNFARVEKGLEDLGHPAWVHAMPYINDMPSALAASDFAISRAGAMSLAELCAWGIPAVLVPLPHAAANHQYHNAVALAEAEAGVMVQEQELGGGRLWGEVMTLAFNEARRSELATRARSRGQPDAADRIVRELARLVG
- a CDS encoding putative peptidoglycan glycosyltransferase FtsW; the encoded protein is MTSIALRWKRGREQAPVQPVITPMARARTVAAPVAAVQEQTWESRALVALTAAAFAFGLTEMYSASSFDAAALGLPGHYFALKQLGGAVAGVVVAAVLSRMDYRQLRRLAWPMLGIVAFLLLLVVMPGTEAISPRLNGARRWLKLGVMFQPSEFAKIALIVWTAMLAVKKADRLHSLSKGLMPFLLVWMAVVLLVMKQPNMSAALLLVLLSSLVLFAGGARIGHFILLALLAVPVLWKLVQGEGYRARRIAAFMDPNHDTGGVSYQIHQSLIAIGSGGVGGRGFGESRQKYGFLPEAQNDFLFSMIAEEWGLLGVLFVVSIFAGFLVVGYRIAARAPDRFGYLVAIGMTNLIAVSAFLHMGVALALLPTTGVALPFMSSGLSALLTSFAAVGILLSIARVAKDPEAAR
- the murD gene encoding UDP-N-acetylmuramoyl-L-alanine--D-glutamate ligase encodes the protein MSRSLAGETIGILGLARSGLAAARLALARGAKVYASDAGDSESARAAAEQVRALGGDAQTGGHDLQKLGACTRIVLSPGIPPTAKVLREDAIRGVPVVPEIELAFGQLECPVIGITGTNGKTTVTSLIEHLLQSAGIDAMAGGNIGTALSELALREPQPAWAVAEVSSFQLSGIRAFSPVIGILTNLAPDHLDWYDDVEDYYADKARLFVNAGPESRWILNAEDERARGLIGGAPGTRYYFRVETPPESEDELGGWLSTGVLLVRTEPGVTEAVGAAADLQILGPHNVANALAASIAARLAGATAVQISDALRTFSAPAHRLEPVGEADGVLWINDSKATNIASTRVAIRGMARPTVLLLGGKHKGEPYTELLPDLEGRVKTVIAYGEAAPLIEADLQGKAPVERVDGPFEAVIARARQVAASGDAVLLSPACSSFDMFRNYEERGRRFSELAREGQA
- the mraY gene encoding phospho-N-acetylmuramoyl-pentapeptide-transferase, coding for MLYHLLVPWAEYYIGFNLFRFATFRAAGAVVTAFFVAFWLGPAIISRLRMLKVGQVVRTEGPQTHLGKSGTPTMGGVLIILATVIPTVLWARLDNWYTIIALVVLLWLGAVGFMDDYLKIVRKNTGGLKGRYKIVGQAGVGILLGIVLIMFDVSNPIPPTWTQIPFFKSWHVDFWPVTYVLFVTFIIVGCSNAVNLTDGLDGLAAGLSGIAAATFGVFAYLLGRVDSSDYLNVFYLPGSGELAIFCVALAGGCMGFLWFNAHPAEVFMGDTGSLAIGGVLGAVAVLLKAEFLLAIIGAVFVAEALSVATQTIYYKWTKKQTGTGKRIFRMAPLHHHFEQIGWHESKVIIRFWLMGIICALAAFATLKIR